TACGTATGCTCTACACTCCTGGCAAGACCGACTGCTCACCGGCAGAGGTTCATTATGACGCATCAAGAATCGGGGTACTCCATACCCTCTTTCAGAAACTGATCGACGAGAACAAAATCCAGGCAGCCGCTTACAGCGTCTCCCGGTACGGCAAGACGTTCATGAACGGTGCCATCGGCCCCCTCTCCTACCGCAAGGACCGGACGGACCCGCTGTTGCCGACAACCGTTCATCGCATCGCATCCATTACCAAAGCGGTTACCTCTGTGGCGATAGCCAAGCTCGTAGAAGATGGTATCCTGCGGTTTGACCTTCCCGTTGGTGCCTTTCTGGAACCGTTTAACGTAGAGCCGTTCAATAAAATCGACATCTACAGCCTGCTGACCCATACCTCCGGCCTGTTCCCTGACTGTGCGGGCGGCACGATTCCTTATCACAAGTCTTACTGGCAGCTGATTGGCGAATATTTCGACAAGTATAAGCCGGAGGACGGCGAGCTTGATTGGATCACAGCTGCACTGAGCTGCGGGATCGACAAACCGGTTGGTGAGGAATGGCAATACTGCTCCTTCGGCTTTTGTATTCTTGGTGAGATCATTAAGAAGGTCACTGGTATTTCCGCTGAACAGTACATAGAGGAGCAGATCCTGCAGCCGCTCGGCATGAAGGACACGATGTGGGAGCCGACTCCCGAATTAGCGGGGCGCTTCATCATAAGAAATGAACATAAAGAAAAGCAGCTCCATGACCTGATCCATGGCATACAACCGGAAGTACCTCCAGCAGAGAAGCTGTGGGAGAATGTATCCAGCACAGGCGGAGGACTGGTCTCAACTACTGCGGACCTCACCCGCTTCGCCAATATGCTCCTCTTCATGGGAACCTTGGGGGATACGCGTATTATCGGCCGCAAAGCCGTCGAGAAGCTCACCACCCGCACGCTCTATGGCAAGCCTGATTACTGCTGGGGCAACAATGTCAAAGACCGGAGCTATGGCATTGGGCTGGATATGCGGAAAGGCCCCGCATTCCTCTATTCTGAGGGCAGTTATTTTCATGAGGGAGCCGGCGCCTGCTGTATGGTAATCGATCCGGTGGAGCAGCTCACGGCGGTATGGTTCGTGCCCTTCACGGATGATAACTGGTATGCGGAAGCCCTGTTCAATGTAACCAATGTAATCTGGTCAGGACTGATGTAATGAACCGTCTTAAGTATAACTGGCTCATCTGCCGGGCCGTTGCAGAGGTTACCTACAAGGAATGGAGTGCCTACCGCACCCATTCCTTGGTCTCTGTTATTGTCGGCCCGGTCTATTTCATGGTGCAATATTTCATCTGGACCGCAGTCTATGGCGGGCAGACTACGCTCGGCGGACTTGATCTCCAGCAAATGATCCGCTATTTCGGGGCAACGGCACTAATCGGGTATCTGATTATGGATTTTGCCGACTGGAATCTGTCGATGCTGGTGCGTACCGGCAAATTCCTCACCTTCCATCTGCGCCCGGTGCATCACCGTTCCTTCGCCTTGTTCCAGAAGCTGGGGCACCGGATGCTCGGCTTCTTATTTGAGTTCCTGCCCTGCCTGCTGATCTTTATCTATATTTTCGGGATCGATATGCGGCCGGCAAGCCTCCCCTGGACACTGGTATCTGTGGTGCTTGCCTTTCTTATGAACTTCTATGTCAATTATACGATAGGACTGACCTCCTTCTGGCTGGTGCAATCCGGCGGGATTCGCAGTGCCTTCCTGCTGGTATCGGGAATATTCTCGGGGGCGCTGATTCCGCTTGATTTCTTCCCGCACTGGCTTCAGGTCACCCAGCTGTTCCTGCCTTTCCAGTACATTGCTTATATGCCTGCCATGGTGTTCACCGGGCATTATTCACTAGGCGGCCTTCAGCTATCCCTTCCCGAAGCCGTAGGCATGCAGGCCGCTGCTGTACTAATAATGTTCGGCTGTAATGAGCTGGTCCGCCGCCGGGCCATGAAGCAGTTCACGGCGGTCGGCGCATGAATACCCGGAGGGAAAGGAACATTCCTGTTATGAAAAAATATGTAGATGTATACAAGCAGTGCATGTACTCTGCTATCCAGACCGCTTCGGCTTACCGGATGAACTTCATCGTCAGCAGTCTGATTACCCTAATCGGCAACATTCTGTTTCCGCTGGTGACGCTGTTAATCTATCGGGCGGGCACTAGCTTTCCCGGCTGGAGCTTGTACGAGGTGCTGTTGATTCAGTCTATATTCACCATGTCCAGCGGTCTCTCCAGTCTGGTCTTTGGAGGATTGCTATGGACAACAATGTCGCATGTGAGGGAGGGCAGCTTCGAGGTCATTCTGCTGAGGCCACTGAATCCGCTGTTCTACATTGTAGCAACTACCTTCTCTGTAGAGAGTGTCGGATTATTCCTTGGCGGGGCTGCCTTATTCATCTTCTCCGCTCTGCATATCGGCGCTATCTCCGCCCTCGCGTGGCTGCAATTCACCGGGATGTTCCTGGCCGGGACGGCTGTACTCGCCGGATTATCGCTGATGATGGCGGCGATGTCCTTCAAATGGGTCGGCAATTCCCGGATTTCCGAGCTGGCGGACAGCGTGCTGCATGTCGGTAAATATCCGCTGCCGATCTTCCCGAAGGCGGTGCAGGCGGCAGCTACGCTGATCATTCCCGTGGGGATGGTTGGCTACCTCCCGGCCTCCGCACTGCTTGGCCGGGCACAGGCCGGTGATTTCATCGCGGTTCTGCCTTGCTTTGTCTTTCTATGGGCAGGCATTTGGGTCTACCGGCACATGATCAGATTATATGAGGGGGTTGGCGGCTGATGCCGGTGATCGATGTCAAGCATTTAACGAAGAGCTATACTACCTATAAGCGGGGCGCAGGCATGGGGCAGACCTTCGCGAGCTTTTTCCGGCGTGAAGCGGTCTGCGTCCAGGCCGTGAACGATATCAGCTTCGCCATTGAGCGGGGTGAAATCTGCGGGATGCTGGGTCCGAACGGGGCAGGCAAATCCACTGCGATCAAAATGCTATGCGGCGCACTCTACCCGACCAGCGGGGAGATCGAAGTACTCGGTTATTCCCCGGCCCGGGACCGGAAGCATTATGTCCGCACCATCGGAGCGGTCTTCGGCCAGAAATCCCAGCTCATCTGGGATATTCCGCCCATCGACAGCTTCAAGATGAACAAAGCGATCTATGGCATCTCAGCCACGGATTTCAGCAACCGGCTGGAAGAGCTGGCAACGCTGCTGGATATAGTCGGAGTGATGGAGAAGCCTACCCGCGTGCTGTCGCTTGGCGAACGCATGAAATGCGAGTTCGTCATGGCGATGCTGCACCAGCCGGACATTCTGTTCCTGGATGAGCCGACCATCGGGCTGGATGTGATCGCCAAGCTCAAAATCCGCGAATTCATCCGCCAGATGAACAAGCAGCAGAACATGACCTGCATTCTCACCACCCATGATCTGGAGGATGTGGAGGAGTTAGCCCACCGGGTGATTGTCATTAATCACGGCGAGAAGGTGTTTGATGACTCGCTCCAACGGCTGAAGCTGTTCCTTGGAGAGAAGAAGCGCGTAAGCTTTACGTTTAACGAGTCGGTGCGGGACACCCTTTTCGACAATGACTGGACCAAGGTAATGGAGCGCCCCTCCGACCTAGAGATAACGCTTGAGGTAGACACCGCCCGGATCTCAATCAGCGAGTTCATCGAAGGTATCTCCCGCAAGCATGCCTTCTCGGATATATCCGTCAAGGAACTTCCGATTCAGCAGGTGGTTATGAATATCTATGAGAATGCCAAAAGCAGCCTGAACCGTCACCCGTTAGAGTGACAGCTCAGGCTGCTTTTTTTGTCAAGATAAGATCGGATTACTTCGCAGCAGCCAGCTCAGACGCAAGCTTCTCCGCCCCGTCAAAGATGGAATAGCTGTAGCCCCAGAACTGGTTGAAGTCAATCTTATAGATCGCTTTGTTCCGGATCGCCTTCAGACTCTGTAGTGACGGATCGGCATAGAACGCCTTTATCGACTGGTCGGCATCAATACCGCCTGTGTACACTGAGATCAGCAGGACATCCGGGTTGGTGGCGATCAATTGCTCCTTGCTGATCTCACCGGTCACATCGGCATAGCTGTTGGTCAGTCCCACCAACCCCAGCACATCCCCCGCAAAAGTGTCGACATTGCCGCTATAAACAGCGATTGCGCCGTTGCCTCCGTCAGATACATAAGCGAAGGTCTTGGCGCCTGTGGCTGCCGCTCCCTCCTTCAGCTTCGCCGCACGCTCCTTCAGCTCTGCGATGTATGCCGTGGCCTTATCCTGCACATCGAAGATCTGGCCGAGCTGTTCAATGTCCTTGTACAAGCTGTCTAGCGTTGCCCCTTGCAGGCTGGTGCTCTGCACGAAGGTCTTGATGCCCAGCTCATTGAGTCCGCCTACCGTCCCTACTCCCCAATCCGCATCCGCGAACAGGCCGCCGCGGCCCATCACCAGATCCGGGCCCGCGCCTACAACCAGCTCTTTGCTGGCATAGTCCTGTGAGATGACAGGAATCTTCTTGAACTCTTCCTGAACTGCCGGATCACCTGCACCGTAGAGAGCCGCTACTCCGACCATTTTGTCGGTAAGCCCCAGCTTAATCAGCAGCTCCGCCGCACCTTGGGTATTCGCTACTACCTTCTCGGGAGCCTTATCGAAGGTCTGCGATTTAGCCTTCCATTCGGTGCCTTCCCCGTTATTCGTGTGGTTCTCCATTGTTAGGGGATATACCGTCTTGGCTGCCGCAGGTGCAGTCTCCGCCGGTGCGGAACTGGCCGATGCAGGTGCAGCCGTTGCCGCTGCTTCCTTCTCATTACCTGCGTTGGAAGAACAAGCCGCCAGCATAACCGCCATTACCAGAACCGCCAGCAGCGGTACATATCTTTTGAATATTTTCTTCATTCTCTTAGGTCCCCTTTTCTGTATGTACATTAGTTATCCTGCGGGAAGGGCATTAAGCCCATAGCCTTGCAGGGGATACCTCCGTAGAATATAGAAAGTTGAGCCGCATGTCAATGAGAATAATTATCATTGACAATCGTTCTCATTGTACCTTATATTTAAAAACATGCTACGATATCCTGCTCACAGTGTCGTCTGATGAGTCAGTCCATACTAAATTCTCTAATGTAAAGGAGCCTTCCCATTGTCATGCATACTGATCTAGCCGTACCTTCACAGCCTAAGCAATCTCTCATTCATTCCCGTTACGGCTTTATGGCTATTATAGGCATCCTGTTCGTTATTACCCTGCTGTCTGCCGGGGCTGCGGTCTCCTTCGGGCAGGTAGACATTCCTGTCTCCCAATCCTACCGGATTCTGCTTCACCACATCACAGGCATTCAGATTGGAGATATACAAGACCTGACCTCCGGTTCGTTCGTGGATATTATCTGGAAAATCCGGTTCCCGCGTGTCCTGATGGCGATGTTCATCGGCGCCGGACTTACGCTGTGCGGGACAATTATGCAGGCAGCGGTACAGAACCCCCTGGCTGATCCATACATACTAGGTATTTCCTCCGGCGCTTCGCTGGGCGCAACCTTCGCCATCCTGATCGGCTTCGGCTCGATGGGGCTGCTCGGCCAGTCGGGTGTCGCCTTTTGGGCTTTTGCAGGGGCGGTTGGCGCATCTCTGCTGGTCCTCACACTCGCCAGTGCAGGCGGCAAAATGACCTCCGTCAAGCTGGTGCTGGCCGGGATGGTCATTAACGCTCTATGTACCGCTTTTGCCAACTTCATTGTCTATTTCGCGAACAATGCCGAAGGCATCAAGACGGTTACCTTCTGGACGATGGGCAGCCTGGCTGCATCGAGCTGGGATAAGCTGCCACTGATCTCGGTCACCGTCCTGCTTGCTGTTATCCTGTTCCTCTCGCAGTTCCGCGTGCTAAATGCCATGCTGCTCGGAGATGAGGCGGCGGTTACGCTGGGTATTCATCTGGGTGCCTACCGCAGAGTCTACATGATCCTCACCGCGCTGATTACCGGAGTTATGGTAGCCAGCTGCGGAATGATCGGCTTCGTGGGACTGATTATCCCCCATCTGGTGCGGGGACTGGTCGGCTCGGACCACCGCAGGCTACTGCCGGCGTCGGTTCTGTTCGGCGCGATCTTCCTGATCTGGACGGATGTCATTGCCCGGACGATTGTGCCGAATGTGGAGCTGCCGATCGGGATTATTACCGCGCTGATTGGGGCGCCGATGTTCATGTACATGCTGATTAGAAAAGGCTATGCTTTTGGAGGGAAAAGCTGATGAATCTGAACGTTGAAAGCCTAAGTGTATCCTTCGGTGAAGCGAAAATTGTGCAGGAGGTCTCGCTGAGGGTACAAAATAAGCAATTCGTCGGCCTGATCGGCCCGAACGGCTGCGGCAAATCCACGCTGCTTAAGAGCATCTATAAGGTCATTAAGCCGCGCCAGGGGGATGTCTTCCTCTCTGAGCTGAATGTGATCAAAGCAAGCCCGAAGGCCGTGGCCCGCAAGCTCGGCGTCGTCGGCCAGTTCAACGAGCTGAGCTTCGACTTCACCGTGCGGGAGATGGTGGCGATGGGCCGGACGCCGCACAAGGGGATGCTGGAGACCGACAACCGGGAGGATTCAGATATTATCTCTGCCGCGCTGCGCAAGGTGAATCTGGAGGGACATGCCGGCCGCAGCTATAACTCCCTGTCCGGAGGTGAGAAGCAGCGGGTCATTCTGGCGCGTGTGCTGGCCCAGCAGCCGGAATTCATGATTCTGGATGAACCGACCAACCATCTGGATATCAAGTACCAGCTGCAGATTCTGAATATTGTCAAAAAGCTGGATATCGGCATTCTCGCCGCCCTCCACGATCTCACCCTGGCCGCAGAATACTGCGACTATCTGTATGTCATGAAGGAAGGCCGGGTCGCGGCCAGCGGAGTGCCGGAGGATATTCTGACCAAGGAATTAATCGGCGAGGTCTTCGATGTGGAGTGCGAGACCTACCGCAACCCGGTCACCGGGGCGCTGGGCATCGCCTATCTGGAGACAAAGTAACTCTCTGCTTAATGAGAGGATACACTTAGGCAGACTAAAGAGGCGGCGGCGCTTACCGCTGCCCATTAATCTGCCTCTTTGGTGTGACTGTCCGCTGCCGATTCTCCGCTGTTTTGTCCAAGGCCGTACCGCTCCTGATAATAGCTGGGTGTGCAGCCTGCGTATTTTTTGAAGATGGCAATGAAATATTTATAGTCCTTATAGCCGACATCAGCGGCAATGGCATACACCTTGTCCTCTCCGCTGCGCAGCAGATCCATCGCCTTCTGGATACGGTAACGGTTCAGGAAATCGTTGAAGGTATAGGTCGTTTCGCTTTTGAACTTCTGATTCAAGTAGGTGGCGCTTACCCCCAGGCTTTCCACGAGATCCTTGATCCCGATTTTCTCCGCATAATGTTCTTGGACATACCCGATCATCCTGGACACGTAACGGGACGACTTCCCGGGGAGCTTAACGACAGAAGCTTGCAGTGCCTCCCCATTAGCAGCACCTGTTGTCAGCATAGCCGTGTATTGCCGCTTCATCGCCAGCTGCCCCTTGGCCCGCTTCAGAGCAGCGAGTAGCTGCTCCTGCTCCAGGGGCTTCAGCAGGTACTCGGTCACCCCAAGCCGGATAGCATCCTTGGCCAGTCTGAATTCATCGTAGCCCGACAGGATAATGTAGCTGCAATCGGCTTCCTCTACGCTCTGCTCAATCATGCCAATTCCGTCCAGCAGCGGCATATTCACATCAACAATGACGATATCCGGCCGCAAGTCTGCGATCTGACGCAGTCCATCCTCGCCATTCTCGGCTTCCCCGACCACGACGCAGCCGGCTCCCATCCAATCGAAGGTGAACCGCAGCCCCTTGCGGATCATCTCCTCATCCTCTACCAGCAGCACCTTGAACATTGGTCTCCTCCTTCCGGTATGGCAATCTGAATGTAACGACTGTGCCTTCTCCCAGCGTGCTGTCCAGCTCAATCCCGTAACGGCCGCCATACATCAGCACCAGCCGCCGGTGCAGATTATGCAGCCCGATGTGAGGGGCACGGTTATCCTGTGAATCCATGATGGCCCGCACCTCCGCAAGCCGTTCTCTGCTCATGCCTCCGGCATCATCCTTCACTTCAAGAATAAGATCCGTTCCCTCTACCCAGCCCAGCACCTTAACCGATACGGATTGGCGCTGGCGGTAGCCGTACTTAATCGTATTCTCAATCACCGGCTGGAGCATCAGCCGGGGGACGAGCGCCGTCCGGGCCGCCTGGTCTACCTCCTCGCGGTAATGGAGCCTGTCCTTGAAGCGGATCTGCTGGAGCTTCATATAGCCTGCTATATATTCCAGATCACTCCCGAGCATGACATGATCCTGCTCATTGCCTATACTGTAGCGCAGATGGCGGGACAGCGTAAGGACCATATCCTGGGCAAGCTGATTGTCCACGATAATGGCATACCGGAGCGTCTCCAGTACATTGAATATGAAATGCGGATGAAACTGCGACTGCAGATGCTTCACTTCAATGACTCTGCGCAGATCGGACAGCTCTGTATTCTGGGCGACCAGCTCATTCAGCCGCTGAAGCATCCGGTTATACTGATTCGCCAGCGTCTCGAACTCATCACCGGTTCCGATGTACACGTAAGAATCCATATTGCCGGACTGCAGCTCTCTTACGGCATAGATCAGCTTATCAATCGCCCGTGATTGGCGCGTGGAGATAATACGGGCCGAATACCAAATAACAATCCAGAGCAGCAGACTCGCCAATACAAAAAATACAACCAAAGACAAATAGGCGCTGCGATTCCCTTCGGCGGCACTTAACGTGTAAATACGCCATTGCGACAACGGAAGATACGTTTCCTTGCTGTAATACTTTCCGTCATCAATCCATACGTAGCCCTTGGAATCACTGGTCAGGCTGTATTTGTTCATCAGCCCCTGGGTCAGGTTATTGGTTGTGGCAATGATGGTCCGGTAAGGATCAGTAACTACGGCAATTTCGTTATTCTGCACGAAAAGCAGCTTCTGCAGATCCGGCTCGTACAATTGATAGATCAGATACCCCTGCACACCCCCGCTGCCGCTAATGGCCTTGGCAAATGTATAAGCGGTATAGCGGTCATGCGAGAAGCGGATAGGGTTGGTCTCGGCCAATCCCGTCAGACCCTGATTGTGCATCCTCCGGGCGATAGCCTGCAGGGCAAGGTCTGAGGAGTCAGAGCCGTAGTTAGCAGAGGAGGCCAGAATGCTTCCATCTGTACCCATGATATACAGAATACTCTTTACCCGCTGCCGGTTGTTGAAGGCATAGAACCGCTCGAACACCTCAGGGCCCCGGGTCTGCGCACTTGTGAACGCGATAACGGAATCGAGCGCCGAAGCTTCATTCATTTCCTTTATATAGGAGCTGTAGACTTCCTCCATCGCCAGCTTGATTTTTTTGCCCGCTTCTGCCGTCTGATTGATAAGCAGGAACCGCGAATTGATCATCATGAACATCAGGAACAGCACAAACAGAATGGAAATCGGCACAAGCGTATGCAGCAAAAACAGTCTGCGCAGCGAATCCTTGAAGCTCCTTTTTGCCCTCATGCCTTCCCCTCCTATTCGTCCTGTAATCATACACCAGGATGCAGCAAAGCCCGGTACCCGCTGGCGCGGGCCCGGACTACAGCTACATGGTTACTTCTTTTTTGCCGGAGAGCTTGAAGAACAGCAGCAGGGACAGTACGGTGATCACCGTCAGCAGCGTCGATAAGGCAGCCGCCACCCCATAATTGCCGCGAACCACCTCAGTGTAGACCGCTACGGTCATCGTCCGGGTCTTCCCGGTATACAGAATAATTGAGGTGCTAAGCTCTGTAATAATACTGATCCAGCTGATAATCGCCCCGGCGAATACCCCGGAGATCATCATCGGCACGGTAATCTTGAAGAACGTCCGCAGGGTGGAGGCCCCCAGACTAATCGCAGCCTCTTCAATGCTGTCATTCACCTGATGGAGCACCGCCGCACTGGAGCGGATCGTATAAGGCAGCCGCCGAATGACAAAAGCAACAATCAGAATCACAGCGGTGCCGCTCAGCACCAGCGGTTCTTTATTGAAGGTCACGAGCAGGGCAATCCCCAGAATCGAGCCGGGTACGATATAAGGCAGCATTGTGAAGGTATCGAGAACATTCGCCGCCGCACCTTTGCGCTTCACCGTCACATAGGCGATCAGGACCGCAGCCAGGGTAATGATTACAATGGTGATACTGGCCATCATGAAGGTGTTGTAGATTGCATCTCCCACTTTGGAGAAGGCCGCCCGGTAGCTGTCCAGCGAATAGCCGTCGACGAATATTTTGCCGGAGGTCTTCAGGAAGGAGGTATAGGCTACATAGACCTGAGGCATCAGCGCCAGTAACGTGAACAGATACACGTAGGCGTGGGCCGCCAGATTGGCTACTCCCTTCAGCTTC
The window above is part of the Paenibacillus sp. FSL H8-0048 genome. Proteins encoded here:
- a CDS encoding serine hydrolase domain-containing protein encodes the protein MLYTPGKTDCSPAEVHYDASRIGVLHTLFQKLIDENKIQAAAYSVSRYGKTFMNGAIGPLSYRKDRTDPLLPTTVHRIASITKAVTSVAIAKLVEDGILRFDLPVGAFLEPFNVEPFNKIDIYSLLTHTSGLFPDCAGGTIPYHKSYWQLIGEYFDKYKPEDGELDWITAALSCGIDKPVGEEWQYCSFGFCILGEIIKKVTGISAEQYIEEQILQPLGMKDTMWEPTPELAGRFIIRNEHKEKQLHDLIHGIQPEVPPAEKLWENVSSTGGGLVSTTADLTRFANMLLFMGTLGDTRIIGRKAVEKLTTRTLYGKPDYCWGNNVKDRSYGIGLDMRKGPAFLYSEGSYFHEGAGACCMVIDPVEQLTAVWFVPFTDDNWYAEALFNVTNVIWSGLM
- a CDS encoding ABC transporter permease, which encodes MNRLKYNWLICRAVAEVTYKEWSAYRTHSLVSVIVGPVYFMVQYFIWTAVYGGQTTLGGLDLQQMIRYFGATALIGYLIMDFADWNLSMLVRTGKFLTFHLRPVHHRSFALFQKLGHRMLGFLFEFLPCLLIFIYIFGIDMRPASLPWTLVSVVLAFLMNFYVNYTIGLTSFWLVQSGGIRSAFLLVSGIFSGALIPLDFFPHWLQVTQLFLPFQYIAYMPAMVFTGHYSLGGLQLSLPEAVGMQAAAVLIMFGCNELVRRRAMKQFTAVGA
- a CDS encoding ABC transporter permease; amino-acid sequence: MKKYVDVYKQCMYSAIQTASAYRMNFIVSSLITLIGNILFPLVTLLIYRAGTSFPGWSLYEVLLIQSIFTMSSGLSSLVFGGLLWTTMSHVREGSFEVILLRPLNPLFYIVATTFSVESVGLFLGGAALFIFSALHIGAISALAWLQFTGMFLAGTAVLAGLSLMMAAMSFKWVGNSRISELADSVLHVGKYPLPIFPKAVQAAATLIIPVGMVGYLPASALLGRAQAGDFIAVLPCFVFLWAGIWVYRHMIRLYEGVGG
- a CDS encoding ABC transporter ATP-binding protein, with product MPVIDVKHLTKSYTTYKRGAGMGQTFASFFRREAVCVQAVNDISFAIERGEICGMLGPNGAGKSTAIKMLCGALYPTSGEIEVLGYSPARDRKHYVRTIGAVFGQKSQLIWDIPPIDSFKMNKAIYGISATDFSNRLEELATLLDIVGVMEKPTRVLSLGERMKCEFVMAMLHQPDILFLDEPTIGLDVIAKLKIREFIRQMNKQQNMTCILTTHDLEDVEELAHRVIVINHGEKVFDDSLQRLKLFLGEKKRVSFTFNESVRDTLFDNDWTKVMERPSDLEITLEVDTARISISEFIEGISRKHAFSDISVKELPIQQVVMNIYENAKSSLNRHPLE
- a CDS encoding ABC transporter substrate-binding protein, whose translation is MKKIFKRYVPLLAVLVMAVMLAACSSNAGNEKEAAATAAPASASSAPAETAPAAAKTVYPLTMENHTNNGEGTEWKAKSQTFDKAPEKVVANTQGAAELLIKLGLTDKMVGVAALYGAGDPAVQEEFKKIPVISQDYASKELVVGAGPDLVMGRGGLFADADWGVGTVGGLNELGIKTFVQSTSLQGATLDSLYKDIEQLGQIFDVQDKATAYIAELKERAAKLKEGAAATGAKTFAYVSDGGNGAIAVYSGNVDTFAGDVLGLVGLTNSYADVTGEISKEQLIATNPDVLLISVYTGGIDADQSIKAFYADPSLQSLKAIRNKAIYKIDFNQFWGYSYSIFDGAEKLASELAAAK
- a CDS encoding FecCD family ABC transporter permease, with amino-acid sequence MHTDLAVPSQPKQSLIHSRYGFMAIIGILFVITLLSAGAAVSFGQVDIPVSQSYRILLHHITGIQIGDIQDLTSGSFVDIIWKIRFPRVLMAMFIGAGLTLCGTIMQAAVQNPLADPYILGISSGASLGATFAILIGFGSMGLLGQSGVAFWAFAGAVGASLLVLTLASAGGKMTSVKLVLAGMVINALCTAFANFIVYFANNAEGIKTVTFWTMGSLAASSWDKLPLISVTVLLAVILFLSQFRVLNAMLLGDEAAVTLGIHLGAYRRVYMILTALITGVMVASCGMIGFVGLIIPHLVRGLVGSDHRRLLPASVLFGAIFLIWTDVIARTIVPNVELPIGIITALIGAPMFMYMLIRKGYAFGGKS
- a CDS encoding ABC transporter ATP-binding protein translates to MNLNVESLSVSFGEAKIVQEVSLRVQNKQFVGLIGPNGCGKSTLLKSIYKVIKPRQGDVFLSELNVIKASPKAVARKLGVVGQFNELSFDFTVREMVAMGRTPHKGMLETDNREDSDIISAALRKVNLEGHAGRSYNSLSGGEKQRVILARVLAQQPEFMILDEPTNHLDIKYQLQILNIVKKLDIGILAALHDLTLAAEYCDYLYVMKEGRVAASGVPEDILTKELIGEVFDVECETYRNPVTGALGIAYLETK
- a CDS encoding response regulator transcription factor, producing the protein MFKVLLVEDEEMIRKGLRFTFDWMGAGCVVVGEAENGEDGLRQIADLRPDIVIVDVNMPLLDGIGMIEQSVEEADCSYIILSGYDEFRLAKDAIRLGVTEYLLKPLEQEQLLAALKRAKGQLAMKRQYTAMLTTGAANGEALQASVVKLPGKSSRYVSRMIGYVQEHYAEKIGIKDLVESLGVSATYLNQKFKSETTYTFNDFLNRYRIQKAMDLLRSGEDKVYAIAADVGYKDYKYFIAIFKKYAGCTPSYYQERYGLGQNSGESAADSHTKEAD
- a CDS encoding sensor histidine kinase, with translation MRAKRSFKDSLRRLFLLHTLVPISILFVLFLMFMMINSRFLLINQTAEAGKKIKLAMEEVYSSYIKEMNEASALDSVIAFTSAQTRGPEVFERFYAFNNRQRVKSILYIMGTDGSILASSANYGSDSSDLALQAIARRMHNQGLTGLAETNPIRFSHDRYTAYTFAKAISGSGGVQGYLIYQLYEPDLQKLLFVQNNEIAVVTDPYRTIIATTNNLTQGLMNKYSLTSDSKGYVWIDDGKYYSKETYLPLSQWRIYTLSAAEGNRSAYLSLVVFFVLASLLLWIVIWYSARIISTRQSRAIDKLIYAVRELQSGNMDSYVYIGTGDEFETLANQYNRMLQRLNELVAQNTELSDLRRVIEVKHLQSQFHPHFIFNVLETLRYAIIVDNQLAQDMVLTLSRHLRYSIGNEQDHVMLGSDLEYIAGYMKLQQIRFKDRLHYREEVDQAARTALVPRLMLQPVIENTIKYGYRQRQSVSVKVLGWVEGTDLILEVKDDAGGMSRERLAEVRAIMDSQDNRAPHIGLHNLHRRLVLMYGGRYGIELDSTLGEGTVVTFRLPYRKEETNVQGAAGRG